A genomic region of Thunnus albacares chromosome 4, fThuAlb1.1, whole genome shotgun sequence contains the following coding sequences:
- the cplane2 gene encoding ciliogenesis and planar polarity effector 2, giving the protein MTQVPPPGSIVAADWHRCKDSKEYFSKILRKKRRKNFGLLESPVMPPHVAVDTVHYKIFISGKSGVGKTALAARLAGLNIPNMHYETTGIETTVVYWPVKLRESGRVLFFRLQLWDCGENALRRFDHLLPSCKEQVDAVLFLFSFTDRTSFDDLSNQIAKWTEPSVGRVVKLVVGTKFDLFMHCDVTERDVRDFQETWSLPVLRTGGEVSDGLGDVAPILNCLAENLWHQDCVTAGSASHHSQQETGTLL; this is encoded by the exons ATGACCCAAGTGCCTCCTCCCGGTTCAATCGTAGCAGCGGACTGGCATCGATGTAAAGACAGTAAAGAGTATTTCAGCAAAATCCTTCGCAAGAAGAGACGCAAGAACTTCG gCCTGTTGGAGTCTCCAGTGATGCCCCCACATGTAGCAGTGGACACAGTTCACTATAAGATCTTCATCTCGGGCAAGAGTGGAGTCGGGAAAACGGCTCTTGCTGCACGTCTTGCAGGCCTGAATATTCCTAACATGCACTATGAAACCACAG GTATTGAGACGACAGTGGTGTATTGGCCTGTGAAGCTGAGAGAAAGCGGCAGAGTGCTTTTCTTCCGTCTGCAGCTGTGGGACTGTGGAGAAAACGCCTTACGGAGATTTGACCATTTACTTccg TCCTGTAAGGAGCAGGTGGACGCCgttctcttcctgttttcctTCACTGACAGGACATCTTTTGATGATCTGTCAAATCAAATTGCGAAGTGGACTGAGCCATCTGTGGGCCGAGTTGTGAAATTGGTGGTTGGCACTAA atttgACCTTTTCATGCACTGtgatgtgacagagagagatgtgagAGACTTCCAGGAGACATGGAGCTTACCGGTGCTGCGTACGGGTGGGGAGGTCAGTGACGGCCTGGGTGACGTAGCCCCGATACTCAACTGCCTGGCAGAGAACCTGTGGCATCAGGACTGtgtcacagctggatcagccAGCCACCACTCACAGCAGGAGACAGGGACTCTACTTTAA